TCTCCTGGTCCAGCGTCCGCAGCTCCAGCGCGGTGATCTGCCAGCCGGCCTTGCGCTCGATGCGGCTGATGATCTCGCCGGTCAGGCCACGGCGGACTGCGTCGGGCTTGAGCAGGACGAGGGTGCGCTGGCTCACTGCGGGCTCCTAGCGATCAAGAGTCGTGCGGGGTGTTCGAAGATTACAGGGCGTGTCGGGGCCTTCGTCACGCAGCGTCAGGTGTGGAGGAGCCGCTCTGGGCCGCGAATCTGGCCTTCGCCTCGTCGATCTTCCTGCCGTAGTGCACCGACGCCCACCACAGGGCGGCGAAGACCGCGCCCAGGAAGAACATCGTCGGCACGATGAACCCGGAGGCGATCAGCGCGACCTGAAGGGCCCAGCCCAGCGCGATGCCGCCCGGGCGGGTCACCATGCCGCACAGCAGCAGGCACAGGAACATCGCGATGCCGCTGACCGTCCACACCGTCGAGGTGGACAGGTCCGGGTCCTTCATGGCGACCAGCCCGGCGAACCCGATCACGAAGAACTCGCCGATCAGCGTCGAGGAACACAGCGTACGCACGGTGTCAGCCCCTCCCCAGGAGCAGTCGGGCCTCGCCCACGGTGATGACGGAGCCGGTGACCAGGACACCGCCGCCCGCGAACTCGCCCTCCTCCTCGGCGAGGGTGATCGCGGCCTCCAGCGCGTCCGGCAGCCGCGGCTCGACCTGGACGCGCTCCTCGCCGAACACCTCGACGGCGATCGCGGCGAGTTCGTCGGCGTCCATCGCGCGGTGCGTGGAGTTCTGGGTGACGACGACCTCGGCGAAGATCGGCTCGAAGGCCTCCAGCAGCCCCCGCACGTTCTTGTCGCCGCTGGCGCCCACGACCCCGATCAGCCGGCTGAAGTCGAAGGCCTCGCCGACCGCTTCGGCGGTGGCGCGGGCGCCCGCCGGGTTGTGGGCGGCGTCCAGGACGACGGTCGGGGAGCGCCGTACGACCTCCAGGCGGCCCGGGGAGGACACGGACGCGAAGGCCTTGCGGACGGTGTCCATGTCGAGGGGTTCGGGGCGCTGGGAGCCGACGCCGAAGAACGCCTCGACCGCGGCCAGGGCCACGGCCGCGTTGTGGGCCTGGTAGGCGCCGTGCAGGGGGAGGTAGACCTCGCCGTACTCGCCGCCGAGGCCGCGCAGGGTCAACAGCTGGCCGCCGACGGCCACCTGACGGGAGACCACGCCGAACTCCAGGCCCTCGCGGGCCACGGTGGCGTCCGCGTCGACCGCCTTCTTCAGCAGCACCTGGGCCGCGTCGACCGGCTGCTGCGCCAGGATCACCGTCGCGTCCTGCTTGATGATCCCGGACTTCTCCGTGGCGATCGCGGCGGGCGTCTCCCCGAGGCGGTCGGTGTGGTCCAGGTCGATCGGGGTGATGACGGCGACGTCCGCGTCGATGACGTTCGTGGCGTCCCAGGAGCCGCCCATGCCGACCTCCACGACGGCCACGTCGACGGGCGCGTCCGCGAAGGCCGCGTACGCCATGCCGGTGAGGACCTCGAAGAAGGACAGGCGGTACTCCTGCGAGCCGTCCACCATCTCGACGTAGGGCTTGATGTCGTTGTACGTCTCGACGAAGCGCTCGGCCGAGATCGGGGCGCCGTCCAGGCTGATCCGCTCGGTGATCGACTGGACGTGCGGGGAGGTGTAGCGGCCGGTGCGCAGCTCGAAGGCGCCGAGCAGGGCCTCGATCATGCGCGCGGTGGAGGTCTTGCCGTTCGTGCCCGTGATGTGGATCGAGGGGTACGAGCGCTGGGGCTCGCCCAGCACGTCCATCAGCGCGGAGATGCGGCTGACCGACGGCTCCAGCTTCGTCTCGCCCCAGCGGGTGGCCAGATCGGCCTCGACCTCGCGCAGGGCCTTGTCGACCTCCGGGTCCTCGGGGCGGGCGGGCACGTCGGCGCTCGGGGCTCCGCCCTGGGTGCGGAGGGTTCGGCTGCCGGCCTCGATGACCGCGAGATCGGGGTCGCGGTCCGTCTCGGTCGCGATGATCTCGTCGAAGGGGTCGCTGTCACTCACAGGGCCAGTCTAGGGCTGCGCCCGAGGGGAGAGCTGGCTGGTCCTGGTCGACGGGGGCGGGGAGGTGTGTGGCTTGTCGCGCAGTTCCCCGCGCCCCTTGGGTGGGCGCAGGCCCCCGGCGCCTGTCAGCTCCGGGGGCCCGCGCGCCTGGGTCGGTTACTGCTGGGGCAGGCGGTCCAGCTGGGCCTGGATGCGGGTGATGTCCTCCTCCGCCTTGGCCAGGCGGGTGCGGATCTTCTCCACGACGTTGTCCGGGGCCTTCGCCAGGAACGCCTCGTTGCCCAGCTTGGCCGTCGCCTGGGCCTTCTCCTTCTCCGCCGCGGCG
Above is a genomic segment from Streptomyces sp. SLBN-31 containing:
- a CDS encoding folylpolyglutamate synthase/dihydrofolate synthase family protein — protein: MSDSDPFDEIIATETDRDPDLAVIEAGSRTLRTQGGAPSADVPARPEDPEVDKALREVEADLATRWGETKLEPSVSRISALMDVLGEPQRSYPSIHITGTNGKTSTARMIEALLGAFELRTGRYTSPHVQSITERISLDGAPISAERFVETYNDIKPYVEMVDGSQEYRLSFFEVLTGMAYAAFADAPVDVAVVEVGMGGSWDATNVIDADVAVITPIDLDHTDRLGETPAAIATEKSGIIKQDATVILAQQPVDAAQVLLKKAVDADATVAREGLEFGVVSRQVAVGGQLLTLRGLGGEYGEVYLPLHGAYQAHNAAVALAAVEAFFGVGSQRPEPLDMDTVRKAFASVSSPGRLEVVRRSPTVVLDAAHNPAGARATAEAVGEAFDFSRLIGVVGASGDKNVRGLLEAFEPIFAEVVVTQNSTHRAMDADELAAIAVEVFGEERVQVEPRLPDALEAAITLAEEEGEFAGGGVLVTGSVITVGEARLLLGRG
- a CDS encoding DUF4233 domain-containing protein, with the protein product MRTLCSSTLIGEFFVIGFAGLVAMKDPDLSTSTVWTVSGIAMFLCLLLCGMVTRPGGIALGWALQVALIASGFIVPTMFFLGAVFAALWWASVHYGRKIDEAKARFAAQSGSSTPDAA